One window of the Triticum dicoccoides isolate Atlit2015 ecotype Zavitan chromosome 3B, WEW_v2.0, whole genome shotgun sequence genome contains the following:
- the LOC119282422 gene encoding uncharacterized protein LOC119282422, producing the protein MAEEIRFPIVILNASGINRFVRYAHIAPAPPLRTSVTGRRRDRGWAGGARGLARPTPRARGRCLASLRPRPLRRRCCSVVGWSCYRCRRGGDRRSRRRPLVTPRTRRLYWRVCRAVVVLRLREERRVECCIREVEDAVVAKRREACPLITAVDGNMANRIGGILLFSCGHFSAESKSANNVLERIEREERMENRYMNEQLFY; encoded by the exons ATGGCCGAAGAGATAAGGTTTCCTATCGTCATCCTCAATGCATCTGGAATCAATCGATTTGTTCGGTATGCACATATAGCACCGGCACCGCCGCTGCGTACCAGTGTAACCGGGAGAAGGAGAGACCGGGGGTGGGCGGGTGGCGCCAGAGGGCTTGCTCGTCCAACGCCGCGCGCCAGAGGGCGCTGCCTGGCGTCGCTGCGTCCTCGGCCGCTGCGTCGACGTTGCTGTAGTGTCGTGGGCTGGTCGTGCTACCGGTGCCGCCGCGGTGGAGATCGCCGTTCTAGGCGCCGGCCATTGGTTACCCCGAGGACACGCCGCCTGTACTGGAGGGTATGCCGCGCCGTGGTCGTGCTCCGCCTGAGGGAGGAGCGCCGCGTCGAATGCTGCATCCGAGAGGTGGAGGACGCCGTCGTCGCCAAACGCCGAG AAGCATGTCCATTGATTACTGCTGTGGACGGGAATATGGCTAATCGAATCGGCGGCATTCTTCTCTTCTCCTGTGGCCATTTCTcagcggagagcaaaagtgctaatAACGTGTTAGAGAGAATCGAGAGAGAGGAGCGGATGGAAAACAGATATATGAATGAACAGTTATTTTATTGA
- the LOC119278652 gene encoding probable methyltransferase At1g27930, which yields MKPPGRLATAALLVAASLLVITLLTSPLPLLPLLPCLPAVTAPSGDGYAPPGLTALADAALYYATTPDVPQQSRDEISLSLAVLRRRAPLRLLVFGLGHDSPLWHALNPGGVTVFLEEDPEWYRIVRAQSPFLRAHLVRYRTRLDHADVLFRSYRNFPTCVPGADAEGDVPLRVRGNADCPLALHNLPPEVYQNDWDMLMVDAPKGYFPSAPGRMAAIWTAAAMARARRGEGDTDVFLHDVDRRVERMYAEEFLCERFRVGETGRLWHFRIPPVSRRNGTAGGGDNRPFC from the coding sequence ATGAAGCCCCCCGGGCGCCTCGCCACCGCCGCGCTGCTCGTCGCGGCGTCGCTGCTGGTCATCACCCTCCTCAcctcgccgctgccgctgctgccgcTGCTCCCGTGCCTGCCGGCCGTCACGGCGCCCTCGGGCGACGGGTACGCGCCCCCGGGCCTCACCGCGCTCGCCGACGCCGCGCTCTACTACGCCACCACGCCCGACGTCCCGCAGCAGTCGCGCGACGAGATCTCGCTCTCCCTCGCCGTGCTGCGCCGCCGCGCGCCGCTGCGGCTGCTGGTGTTCGGGCTCGGCCACGACTCGCCGCTCTGGCACGCGCTCAACCCCGGCGGCGTCACCGTCTTCCTCGAGGAGGACCCGGAGTGGTACCGCATCGTGCGCGCGCAGTCGCCGTTCCTGCGCGCGCACCTCGTCAGGTACCGCACGCGCCTCGACCACGCCGACGTCCTCTTCCGCTCCTACCGGAACTTCCCCACCTGCGTCCCCGGCGCCGACGCCGAAGGCGACGTCCCCTTGCGGGTCCGCGGCAACGCCGACTGCCCGCTGGCGCTGCACAACCTGCCGCCCGAGGTGTACCAGAACGACTGGGACATGCTCATGGTGGATGCGCCCAAGGGGTACTTCCCGTCGGCGCCCGGCAGGATGGCGGCTAtatggacggcggcggcgatggcgcgggCCAGGCGCGGCGAGGGGGACACCGACGTGTTCCTCCACGACGTGGACCGCAGGGTGGAGAGGATGTACGCCGAGGAGTTCCTCTGCGAGAGGTTCCGGGTGGGGGAGACCGGCCGGCTCTGGCACTTCAGGATCCCGCCGGTGTCACGGCGGAACGGCACGGCCGGCGGCGGCGACAACAGGCCCTTCTGCTGA